One part of the Lachnospiraceae bacterium JLR.KK002 genome encodes these proteins:
- a CDS encoding thioesterase domain-containing protein, which yields MNKKIQLFLLPFAGGDAYSFKNLTDELDSRIDAITVEYAGHGTRRKEKFIVDYQEFLEDVLSNINEQRVAGAGYAVLGYSMGSAITFDLLTKKLLDGNPLHAFLCARGCPKYKSPTQSYYALSEDEFISKVMQLGGMEERLLTDKRFSNIYLRPLRADYNVWSQYKYDESDENLSCNLSVFYSSKDETCINPFGWAELTSGNVDFYEMGENHFFILQHYKEMAEIISKVLIEDEV from the coding sequence ATGAATAAAAAGATTCAGTTGTTTTTACTTCCCTTTGCAGGTGGAGATGCATACTCTTTTAAAAATCTGACAGATGAGTTGGATAGCAGAATAGACGCAATTACAGTGGAATATGCTGGTCATGGTACCCGGCGAAAAGAAAAATTTATTGTAGATTATCAGGAGTTTTTAGAAGATGTGCTTTCTAATATCAATGAGCAAAGAGTTGCAGGAGCAGGGTATGCTGTTTTAGGATACAGTATGGGAAGCGCTATTACATTTGATTTATTGACAAAAAAATTGCTGGACGGAAATCCGCTACATGCGTTTCTGTGTGCAAGAGGTTGTCCGAAATACAAAAGTCCAACCCAAAGTTATTATGCGCTTTCAGAAGATGAGTTTATCAGTAAAGTCATGCAGCTTGGAGGCATGGAAGAAAGGCTGTTGACGGATAAACGGTTTTCGAATATTTATTTAAGACCTTTGCGGGCAGATTATAATGTCTGGAGCCAGTATAAATATGATGAGTCTGATGAAAATCTGTCATGCAATTTATCTGTTTTTTATAGCAGTAAAGATGAAACTTGTATTAATCCGTTTGGTTGGGCAGAACTGACATCAGGGAATGTTGATTTTTATGAGATGGGTGAAAATCATTTTTTCATTTTACAGCATTATAAAGAGATGGCTGAAATCATCAGCAAAGTGTTGATAGAAGATGAAGTATAA
- a CDS encoding acyl-CoA reductase, translating to MQQNSISQEKSNVLNTVTYLAGSMEILNHMGTVPTKKPFDEEIINFLNEVSRVLMGMREAKAYPDVITLGFWMRKSSVLNLRKRFEKNDGDLHVGRGIVFHIAPSNVPVNYAYSLVAGLLTGNANIVRVPSKDFPQVWIINKAINEALQKFDNLKYYVCLIRYGRNREINDFLSAMADVRVIWGGDRTIAELRESPLAPRAGEITFADRYSLAIIDSDIYLKTDNRKKVAEDFYNDTYLTDQNACTSPRIVVWVGNRKEEAKKEFWQSLYEIVKEKYKFQPIMGINKLTSSYLMAATESGVKIEAHKDNLLLRVKIPEIMEGLMEWKDNSGYFFEYDCENILELRTLCNDTHCQTIGFMGEKEIIIPLLQSGIKGVDRIVPIGKTMDFDFIWDGYDLSERLTRTIKLNI from the coding sequence ATGCAGCAAAATTCAATTAGTCAGGAAAAAAGTAATGTTTTAAATACTGTTACTTACTTAGCAGGCAGTATGGAAATTTTAAATCATATGGGAACTGTTCCGACCAAAAAGCCATTTGATGAAGAAATTATAAATTTTTTGAATGAAGTATCCAGGGTACTTATGGGGATGAGAGAGGCGAAAGCATATCCGGATGTTATTACATTGGGATTTTGGATGCGCAAATCATCAGTTTTAAACTTAAGAAAAAGATTTGAAAAGAATGATGGAGATTTGCATGTGGGACGCGGAATTGTCTTTCATATAGCACCCTCCAATGTACCAGTTAATTATGCTTATTCTCTGGTTGCAGGCCTTTTAACAGGAAATGCCAATATAGTAAGAGTACCTTCAAAAGATTTTCCACAGGTTTGGATTATTAATAAGGCTATTAATGAAGCCTTACAAAAATTTGATAATTTAAAATATTATGTTTGTCTGATTCGATATGGAAGAAATCGGGAAATTAATGATTTTCTTTCAGCTATGGCAGATGTAAGAGTTATCTGGGGCGGGGATCGTACAATTGCAGAATTACGGGAGTCTCCTTTGGCGCCAAGAGCAGGAGAAATTACGTTTGCTGACAGATATTCTCTGGCAATCATAGACAGTGATATTTATTTAAAAACGGATAACAGGAAAAAGGTAGCAGAAGATTTTTATAATGATACCTATCTTACGGATCAGAATGCATGCACCAGTCCCAGAATTGTTGTCTGGGTTGGGAACCGGAAAGAAGAAGCAAAGAAAGAGTTTTGGCAGAGTCTTTATGAAATTGTAAAAGAAAAGTATAAATTTCAGCCGATTATGGGAATTAATAAACTGACAAGCAGTTATCTGATGGCGGCGACAGAGTCCGGAGTGAAAATTGAAGCTCATAAAGATAATCTGCTTTTAAGAGTAAAGATTCCGGAAATAATGGAAGGGCTTATGGAATGGAAGGATAATTCCGGGTACTTTTTTGAATATGATTGTGAAAATATACTGGAATTAAGAACATTATGTAATGATACCCATTGCCAGACCATTGGATTTATGGGGGAAAAGGAGATAATTATTCCATTGCTGCAATCTGGCATTAAGGGTGTGGACCGTATTGTGCCAATTGGAAAAACAATGGATTTTGATTTTATCTGGGACGGATATGATTTATCAGAAAGACTGACAAGGACGATTAAATTAAATATTTAA
- a CDS encoding EpsG family protein, with protein MAFLIMVILCILGIVMPKSRGASILILLYMWIFYGFSTYSGDYISYQYVYDSMKNGLLLFHFEPAFSLLMLFCSKLGLSFTGFKIVLSSIFIAMLAGIVKKYTNYTAFVLAMFLIFPFSYFASVLRAGIAGLIIVYGIDYLVPCSQKENKGKYLLCVLAAMLFHTSSLFFLVFLLAGKEVNIKRILSILIVMSGVVIAYYFGFFYYIISFFTNSEKILSWLTYESANNLLNWKGVLSQIFVLMGIVWCIRKSKNISNHVLKVSGQPETCENKVRLHQTVFNCNVWMCLLIPFFFITSVWMRFLWEFSLINICVCANTIEIVRVYSKKPSGRKLVVPVVGIILFFGQILLLYYTNMPYRGTTDSVWLMFKNNLIFERFLF; from the coding sequence ATGGCATTTTTAATAATGGTAATTCTTTGTATTTTGGGAATTGTAATGCCGAAATCGAGAGGTGCATCCATACTGATTTTGCTTTATATGTGGATTTTTTATGGATTCAGCACATATTCAGGTGATTATATCAGTTATCAGTATGTATATGATTCCATGAAAAATGGCCTACTGCTGTTTCATTTTGAGCCGGCGTTTAGTTTGCTGATGCTGTTTTGCAGTAAATTGGGGTTGAGTTTTACTGGTTTTAAGATTGTACTTTCATCCATTTTTATTGCTATGTTAGCAGGTATTGTGAAAAAATATACAAATTACACAGCTTTTGTCCTGGCAATGTTTCTGATATTTCCATTTTCATATTTTGCATCTGTTCTCCGGGCAGGAATTGCGGGCTTGATTATAGTATATGGAATAGATTATTTAGTACCTTGCAGCCAAAAGGAAAATAAGGGTAAATATTTACTATGTGTATTAGCAGCGATGTTATTCCATACATCTTCTCTGTTCTTCCTTGTTTTTTTGCTGGCAGGAAAAGAGGTAAACATAAAGAGGATTTTAAGTATCCTGATAGTAATGTCTGGTGTAGTTATTGCCTATTATTTTGGATTTTTTTATTATATTATAAGTTTTTTTACAAACAGTGAGAAAATACTCTCATGGCTGACATATGAATCAGCGAATAACCTTCTGAACTGGAAGGGTGTATTGTCCCAGATTTTTGTTTTAATGGGCATTGTATGGTGTATAAGGAAAAGTAAGAATATAAGTAATCATGTTTTGAAAGTTTCCGGACAGCCAGAAACCTGTGAGAATAAAGTCAGGTTGCATCAGACGGTATTTAACTGTAATGTATGGATGTGTTTATTAATACCCTTTTTTTTTATAACGTCTGTATGGATGCGGTTTTTATGGGAATTTTCATTGATTAACATATGTGTTTGTGCTAATACGATTGAGATAGTCAGGGTTTATTCGAAAAAGCCATCAGGAAGGAAACTGGTAGTTCCAGTAGTGGGGATTATATTATTTTTTGGACAGATATTGCTTCTATATTATACAAATATGCCATACAGGGGAACGACAGACTCTGTATGGTTAATGTTTAAAAATAATCTGATATTTGAAAGATTTCTTTTTTAA
- a CDS encoding lipopolysaccharide biosynthesis protein produces the protein MEKVTKKQFASGAIWKITEQISAKGVSFIVSLVLARLLLPADYGIIAITTIFTNFSDVLIEGGFSTALIQKDEVDEYDYSCTFIASLTMATGLYLLIFISAPHIADYYAEPILTQVLRVIGLVLFIQAFSSTRNAVVHRNMKFKLLFYCNLIGSLLSGIMGIVAAYQGFGVWSLVLQQLSQQIIVTILLFVKLHWRFKWKFKKERFKEIVGFSIGVMGAGLLNYIGNSFYNLVIGKRYSIKDLGYSDKGSQLPMQVSLYTFSSMSSVLLPTLSSYRDNPDTFKRILRKVVSMTSYIVCPMMFGMAVVSEELIVLLLTDKWLPALRIMQYACIYYLATPFMLINVQVFYALGHSFLRVKTEIIRLLLMLGGLLIFSFALECNISQLSLVSAVIAVLTAILTYYEVRKIISYKCREALRDIIRPLLASVIMMVVIGVVNMVLADFISTSLILSLSVKIIAGMSVYIFFSIVWKMDGYVEIKRALNAIRK, from the coding sequence ATGGAAAAAGTTACTAAAAAGCAGTTTGCTTCCGGGGCAATATGGAAGATTACGGAACAGATTTCTGCAAAAGGGGTTTCTTTTATTGTATCCCTGGTTTTAGCAAGACTTTTGCTTCCGGCAGATTATGGAATTATAGCAATCACAACAATTTTTACAAACTTTTCCGATGTCTTGATTGAAGGAGGGTTCAGCACAGCATTAATACAAAAAGATGAAGTGGATGAATATGATTATAGTTGTACCTTTATTGCAAGTTTGACAATGGCCACAGGATTATATCTGCTCATATTTATATCTGCGCCTCACATTGCTGATTATTATGCTGAACCCATACTTACACAGGTTTTGAGAGTTATAGGGCTGGTGCTTTTCATACAGGCTTTTTCTTCAACAAGGAATGCCGTTGTGCATAGAAATATGAAGTTTAAACTTTTATTTTATTGTAATCTGATTGGAAGTTTGCTTTCTGGTATTATGGGGATTGTTGCGGCATATCAGGGGTTTGGTGTATGGTCACTGGTTTTGCAACAGTTATCTCAGCAGATTATTGTTACGATTTTACTGTTTGTAAAATTGCATTGGAGATTTAAATGGAAGTTTAAGAAAGAGCGTTTTAAAGAGATTGTTGGTTTTAGTATAGGCGTGATGGGTGCCGGATTGCTGAATTATATTGGCAATAGTTTTTATAATCTGGTGATAGGGAAAAGATACTCCATTAAAGATTTGGGTTATTCAGACAAAGGTTCACAGCTGCCCATGCAGGTTTCTTTGTATACGTTCAGTTCAATGTCAAGTGTATTACTACCAACTTTATCCTCTTATCGGGATAATCCTGATACTTTTAAAAGAATTTTGCGCAAAGTTGTCAGTATGACAAGTTATATTGTCTGTCCTATGATGTTTGGCATGGCAGTTGTATCTGAGGAACTTATTGTTTTATTACTTACTGACAAGTGGCTGCCTGCTTTGAGAATTATGCAGTATGCCTGTATTTATTACCTGGCGACACCATTTATGCTGATTAATGTTCAGGTTTTTTATGCACTTGGACACAGTTTTTTAAGAGTTAAAACAGAAATTATTCGTTTACTTCTGATGCTTGGAGGCTTACTGATTTTTAGTTTTGCCCTTGAATGTAATATCAGTCAGTTATCATTAGTCAGTGCAGTGATTGCTGTTCTGACAGCAATATTGACTTATTACGAAGTGAGAAAAATAATCAGTTATAAATGCAGGGAAGCATTGAGGGATATTATCAGGCCGCTTCTGGCTTCTGTTATAATGATGGTGGTAATTGGAGTTGTAAATATGGTTTTGGCTGATTTTATTTCAACATCGCTGATTTTGTCTTTAAGCGTGAAGATAATAGCAGGAATGTCAGTGTATATCTTTTTTTCAATTGTCTGGAAGATGGATGGGTATGTCGAAATTAAGCGGGCACTTAATGCTATAAGAAAGTAA
- a CDS encoding DegT/DnrJ/EryC1/StrS family aminotransferase, translated as MEIQLFKAKYEIEECLEQIRECLEVGWTGLGFKTVEFENAWKVYTGLPFAYYLNSSTIGLYMAVDILKEQYGWEDGDEIITTPITFVSSNHAIMKSRMKPVFADIDETMCLTPESVKSRITDKTRAVMYVGLGGNMGHYYEIVKICEENNLKLILDAAHMAGTRYNGKIPGGEAEVVVYSFQAVKNLPTADSGMICFKDGKFDEIVRKKAWLGINKDTYARTQNMGNYKWKYDVEYVGEKGHGNSVMAAIGLVQLKYLDRDNAYRRQLAYWYRERLEKCKEKIKLVRIEEGCESSYHLFQICVDKRDELMLALNAAGIYPGVHYASNINYKMYDYAQGTCPYSDYVSEHTISLPMNLYMTYEDVQKICDEVIKVVMK; from the coding sequence ATGGAAATTCAATTATTTAAAGCAAAGTATGAGATTGAAGAGTGTCTGGAACAGATTAGAGAATGTTTGGAGGTTGGATGGACTGGTCTGGGATTTAAAACAGTCGAATTTGAAAATGCATGGAAAGTATATACAGGTCTTCCTTTTGCATATTATTTAAATTCTTCTACAATTGGTCTGTATATGGCGGTAGATATTTTGAAAGAACAGTATGGTTGGGAAGATGGAGATGAGATTATTACCACTCCTATTACATTTGTTTCTTCCAATCATGCTATAATGAAATCACGTATGAAACCGGTATTTGCTGATATTGATGAAACGATGTGTTTGACTCCGGAGTCAGTAAAATCTCGTATTACAGATAAGACACGTGCAGTTATGTATGTAGGTCTTGGCGGAAATATGGGGCATTATTATGAGATTGTTAAAATTTGCGAGGAAAATAATTTAAAGTTGATTTTAGATGCGGCTCATATGGCAGGCACTCGTTATAACGGCAAGATTCCGGGGGGCGAAGCAGAAGTTGTTGTGTATTCTTTCCAGGCAGTTAAAAATTTACCTACAGCTGACAGTGGCATGATTTGTTTTAAAGATGGGAAGTTTGATGAAATTGTTCGAAAGAAAGCGTGGCTTGGGATTAATAAGGACACTTATGCAAGAACACAAAATATGGGAAATTATAAGTGGAAATATGATGTGGAATATGTTGGAGAAAAAGGACATGGAAATTCTGTTATGGCAGCTATAGGGTTGGTTCAGTTAAAATATCTGGATCGTGATAATGCATACAGACGTCAGCTTGCATACTGGTATCGTGAAAGATTAGAGAAATGCAAAGAAAAAATTAAGTTAGTACGAATAGAGGAGGGATGTGAAAGTTCATATCATTTGTTTCAGATTTGCGTGGATAAACGTGATGAACTGATGCTGGCATTGAATGCAGCGGGAATTTATCCAGGTGTTCATTATGCAAGCAATATTAATTATAAAATGTATGATTATGCACAGGGGACATGTCCTTATTCTGATTATGTGAGCGAGCATACAATTTCCCTTCCAATGAATCTTTATATGACCTATGAAGATGTCCAGAAAATTTGTGATGAGGTAATAAAGGTTGTTATGAAGTAG
- a CDS encoding GNAT family N-acetyltransferase: MLYNGTLEGRYVELRSVTEADAEFTLKLRQKPEVIKFIPALKNTLEQQKVWITSQQQKKGDYFFVIWNKKGERIGTISLYNIKGNTCEGGRLVVQGNAFESIEAQLLSFKFAFEELRLSEVVSYIYADNERAIRFNKQFGGVLFEPEPDEDGRMSRKTINTKESFEKASERLSAMLYREKKQ; this comes from the coding sequence ATGCTTTATAATGGTACATTAGAGGGACGTTATGTTGAGTTGCGTTCTGTAACGGAAGCAGATGCAGAATTTACGTTGAAACTCAGGCAAAAACCAGAGGTTATAAAATTTATTCCTGCGTTAAAAAATACGTTGGAACAGCAGAAAGTATGGATTACTTCTCAACAGCAGAAAAAAGGAGATTATTTTTTTGTTATATGGAACAAAAAGGGGGAAAGGATAGGCACTATAAGTTTATATAATATAAAGGGTAATACATGTGAAGGGGGGCGTCTGGTTGTTCAGGGAAATGCATTTGAAAGTATTGAAGCTCAGTTATTATCTTTTAAATTTGCATTTGAAGAGCTTCGATTGAGTGAGGTTGTCAGCTATATTTACGCTGATAATGAAAGAGCAATCAGATTTAACAAGCAGTTTGGTGGCGTTTTATTTGAACCAGAACCAGATGAAGATGGGCGTATGTCGAGAAAAACGATTAATACAAAAGAATCTTTTGAAAAAGCTTCAGAAAGATTATCAGCAATGCTTTACAGAGAAAAGAAACAGTAA
- a CDS encoding AMP-binding protein has translation MWDFGKFGSRNAVIDEYGETVTYEQMEQEGNQIADVIGKRCLVFSLCENTIGSVLGYSAFINRKIVPVLLNSHLEKELLENLLSTYCPAYLWIPEEQKNSFENTKIVYEAHKYVLLKTDYKKEYPLLDELCLLLTTSGSTGSPKFVRQSYTNVKVNAESIVKYLKLDETERPITTLPMNYTYGLSIINSHFLVGATLLVTDKGLMQKEFWSFFKEQEATSFGGVPYTYEMLDRLRFWRMKLPSLRTMTQAGGKLLPDLHKKFAEYAVENGMSFVVMYGQCEATARMGYLPAEKAIEKCGSMGIAIPGGEFHLIDVNGEDISEPLVTGELVYEGANVTLGYAECGKDLMKSDERNGILYTGDMAQFDSDGYYYIVGRKKRFLKIYGNRVNLDEIDRMIKGKFDNVDCTSAGVDDHMYLFVTDASLAEAIKEFVVLKTKLNPAAFKTVVLDEIPRNDSGKTLYKELTKYYE, from the coding sequence ATGTGGGATTTTGGAAAGTTTGGAAGCAGAAATGCTGTTATTGATGAATACGGAGAAACTGTTACTTATGAACAAATGGAGCAGGAAGGAAATCAGATTGCAGATGTAATTGGGAAAAGATGCCTGGTATTTTCACTTTGTGAAAATACCATAGGTTCTGTTTTGGGATATTCAGCTTTTATCAATCGTAAAATAGTGCCAGTTTTATTGAACAGCCATTTGGAAAAGGAGCTTCTTGAAAATCTGTTATCCACTTATTGCCCGGCTTATTTATGGATTCCTGAGGAACAGAAAAATAGTTTTGAAAATACAAAGATCGTATATGAAGCACATAAATATGTGTTATTGAAAACAGATTACAAAAAAGAATATCCGCTTTTGGATGAACTATGTCTCTTGCTTACCACGTCAGGGTCTACAGGAAGCCCTAAATTTGTACGTCAGAGTTATACAAATGTGAAGGTGAATGCAGAGTCCATTGTGAAATATCTGAAACTGGATGAAACAGAAAGACCAATTACGACTCTCCCTATGAATTATACGTATGGACTTTCTATTATTAACAGCCATTTTCTGGTGGGGGCTACGTTGCTTGTGACAGATAAGGGACTTATGCAAAAAGAGTTCTGGAGTTTTTTTAAAGAGCAGGAAGCCACATCATTTGGAGGTGTGCCTTATACTTACGAAATGTTAGACAGGTTACGTTTTTGGCGTATGAAGCTGCCCTCTCTCAGAACGATGACACAGGCCGGAGGGAAATTACTTCCGGATCTGCATAAAAAGTTTGCAGAATATGCGGTTGAAAATGGAATGAGTTTTGTGGTAATGTACGGACAGTGCGAAGCGACAGCCCGTATGGGATACTTGCCTGCAGAAAAAGCCATTGAGAAGTGTGGGTCTATGGGAATTGCCATTCCAGGGGGAGAATTTCATTTGATTGATGTAAATGGTGAGGATATTTCAGAGCCTCTTGTGACAGGTGAGTTGGTTTATGAAGGTGCAAATGTTACTCTTGGATATGCTGAGTGTGGAAAAGACCTGATGAAGTCTGACGAACGGAATGGTATACTCTATACGGGTGATATGGCACAGTTTGACAGCGATGGATATTATTATATTGTAGGCCGGAAAAAAAGATTTTTGAAAATCTATGGAAACAGGGTGAATCTTGACGAAATCGACAGAATGATAAAAGGAAAATTTGATAATGTCGACTGTACAAGTGCCGGTGTAGATGATCATATGTACCTTTTTGTAACAGATGCTTCCCTTGCGGAGGCAATAAAAGAATTTGTTGTGCTTAAAACAAAATTGAATCCGGCGGCATTTAAAACGGTGGTACTTGATGAAATTCCAAGGAATGATTCGGGAAAAACCTTATATAAGGAACTGACAAAATATTATGAATAA
- a CDS encoding acyl carrier protein, which produces MTNLEKYNQAFCESLELTEDKLEGLEYQQIANWDSVGHMGLVASLEDAFDIMMDTDDIIDLSSYEKGKEILAKNYDIQF; this is translated from the coding sequence ATGACAAATTTGGAAAAATATAATCAGGCGTTTTGTGAGTCTTTGGAATTGACAGAAGATAAATTGGAGGGGCTGGAATATCAGCAGATTGCAAATTGGGATTCTGTAGGGCACATGGGGCTTGTTGCGTCTCTTGAAGATGCTTTTGATATTATGATGGACACAGATGATATCATTGATTTGAGTTCTTACGAAAAAGGAAAAGAAATACTGGCAAAGAATTATGATATTCAATTTTAA
- a CDS encoding acyltransferase: MVEKRRLYSLDVLKFLAAILIVFHHFHQCFGSGNMKILFYKGSVIYYGHLVEFFFILSGIFMAIKNDVNQNTAFGKFISKKIIRLMPVAALSVIVFSILSAIYFHITQSWWLDIIPTPWNIMKSCLLIFAGGGISDSGVMPNNPIWYLCVLLICYVWYWLILWLAKRLAVTPRFMFIAMIFLGMGIITYNITLPFLNSSAARGYIAFFMGVELVDLYKAALVKCKREICCVSSGVIFLFVVLYVVNAEFFLTDGQGFLLTFLFFPALICVCVCSEVVRKIFSHRICGTLGAVSFEMYIWHLVIFMLMITLDAYGMIDFQSEYGTMSGTLLIIIIWGYIVYYLVERPLTEWLTKKMNV, translated from the coding sequence ATGGTGGAAAAAAGACGGTTATATTCCTTGGATGTATTAAAATTTTTAGCGGCTATACTTATAGTCTTTCATCATTTTCATCAGTGTTTTGGTTCTGGTAATATGAAAATATTATTCTATAAGGGTTCGGTTATTTATTATGGCCATTTGGTCGAGTTCTTTTTTATTCTTTCCGGAATTTTTATGGCAATAAAAAACGATGTAAATCAGAATACGGCTTTTGGTAAGTTTATTAGTAAAAAAATAATCCGACTGATGCCTGTGGCGGCTTTAAGTGTTATTGTGTTTTCTATATTATCAGCAATTTATTTTCATATTACACAGAGCTGGTGGCTTGACATTATACCAACGCCATGGAATATAATGAAAAGCTGCCTGCTAATTTTTGCGGGGGGGGGTATATCAGATAGTGGAGTTATGCCTAATAATCCAATCTGGTACCTGTGTGTGCTCCTTATTTGTTATGTATGGTACTGGCTGATTTTATGGTTGGCAAAGCGTTTGGCTGTAACTCCCAGATTTATGTTTATTGCGATGATTTTTCTGGGAATGGGAATTATTACATATAATATTACTCTCCCATTTTTAAACAGTTCAGCAGCACGGGGATATATAGCTTTTTTTATGGGTGTTGAGCTGGTTGATCTGTATAAGGCTGCACTCGTAAAATGTAAAAGGGAAATCTGTTGTGTATCCTCAGGAGTGATTTTTCTTTTTGTTGTATTATATGTGGTTAATGCAGAGTTCTTTTTAACAGATGGTCAGGGATTTCTGCTTACATTCTTGTTTTTTCCCGCATTAATTTGTGTTTGTGTGTGCTCAGAAGTTGTCAGAAAAATATTTTCTCATCGCATATGTGGGACACTTGGGGCTGTCTCTTTTGAAATGTATATATGGCATTTGGTTATATTTATGCTTATGATTACGCTGGATGCATATGGCATGATTGATTTTCAGTCAGAATATGGAACAATGTCAGGAACATTATTGATTATTATTATTTGGGGATATATAGTTTATTATTTGGTAGAAAGGCCATTGACAGAATGGCTGACAAAAAAGATGAATGTTTAG
- a CDS encoding acyl-protein synthetase: MKFDEILNIVPYSLNKAEKEKMLTERLVELTEHHRQNCPEYARILDSISYSRENVKSYRNLPFLPVRLFKELSLKSVPQEEIVKTMTSSGTSGQAVSKIYLDKATSSNQQKTMVKIVSDFTGSGRMPMIIVDCPSVVKNRSMFSARGAGILGFSIFGAKKIYALNDDMKLDVEGLAEFLEKYKGKKVLLFGFTFMVWQHFYKELVRLKEEGTEFDLSNGILIHGGGWKKLVSEAVSPEEFHARLKDVCGLDSIHDYYGMVEQTGCIYMQCECGHLHASIFSDIIIRKPEDFSENGIGEKGIIQVVSTIPESYPGHSLITEDEGVLLGEDDCPCGRKGKYFKIIGRLKDAEIRGCSDTYAAKFN, from the coding sequence ATGAAGTTTGATGAAATTCTGAATATAGTGCCTTATTCTTTAAATAAGGCAGAAAAGGAGAAAATGCTAACAGAGCGTCTTGTGGAACTGACAGAGCATCATCGGCAAAACTGTCCGGAGTATGCACGTATTCTGGATAGCATTTCATATAGCAGGGAAAATGTGAAAAGTTACAGAAATTTACCTTTTCTTCCTGTTCGACTTTTTAAGGAACTGTCGTTAAAAAGTGTTCCTCAGGAAGAAATAGTTAAAACCATGACTTCTTCGGGAACATCCGGGCAGGCGGTCTCCAAAATATATCTGGATAAAGCAACATCCTCCAACCAACAGAAAACCATGGTGAAAATAGTATCTGACTTTACTGGTTCCGGACGTATGCCGATGATTATTGTGGATTGTCCTTCTGTGGTAAAAAACAGATCAATGTTTTCTGCAAGAGGAGCCGGTATTTTGGGTTTTTCAATTTTTGGTGCAAAGAAAATTTATGCATTAAATGACGATATGAAACTTGATGTGGAAGGACTGGCAGAATTTCTGGAAAAGTATAAGGGAAAAAAAGTGCTTTTATTCGGATTTACATTTATGGTATGGCAGCATTTTTATAAAGAATTAGTCAGACTGAAAGAGGAAGGAACAGAATTTGATCTTTCCAATGGTATCCTGATCCATGGGGGAGGCTGGAAAAAACTTGTAAGCGAAGCAGTAAGTCCGGAAGAATTTCATGCAAGATTAAAGGATGTATGCGGGCTGGACAGTATTCATGATTACTATGGTATGGTGGAACAGACAGGCTGTATTTATATGCAGTGTGAATGCGGTCATCTTCATGCCAGTATTTTTTCAGATATTATTATAAGGAAACCGGAAGACTTCTCAGAGAATGGGATTGGAGAAAAAGGAATCATTCAGGTTGTATCCACAATTCCGGAGTCTTATCCTGGTCATTCACTTATCACAGAGGATGAAGGAGTTTTACTGGGAGAAGATGACTGTCCCTGTGGGCGAAAAGGAAAATATTTTAAAATTATCGGGCGCTTGAAAGATGCGGAAATCAGGGGGTGCAGTGACACATATGCAGCAAAATTCAATTAG